From Pelotomaculum schinkii, the proteins below share one genomic window:
- the nirJ1 gene encoding putative heme d1 biosynthesis radical SAM protein NirJ1, giving the protein MISVTKLLCDTEYFGDSLRYSQDSQGQVHGTTAGHGPVVVWNCTRTCNLKCRHCYSNSEAKDYEGELTTGEALRFIDSLAEFKVPVLLFSGGEPLLRKDLLQLASYAASKGIRPTISTNGTLLEPDTVNFLKNIGVGYVGVSLDGIGENNDRFRGRRGAFNAALKGIRNCIAAGQRVGLRFTINRNNYKDLNDIFDLVEQEDIPRVCFYHLVYAGRGSKMVEEDVTRQEARAALDLIMDRTLDFYRRGLKKEILTVDNHADGVYIYLKLKKTEPVRAEQALKLLRLNGGNRTGVAIGAVDWYGNVHPDQFTQNHTFGNVKERKFGDIWTDAGQPILAGLKNRRSLLKGRCAQCRWLDICNGNFRARAEAVTGDFWEYDPACYLTAEEIGQKN; this is encoded by the coding sequence ATGATCAGTGTCACCAAGCTTTTATGTGATACGGAGTATTTTGGTGATTCTCTCCGCTATAGCCAGGACTCGCAAGGCCAGGTACACGGGACAACCGCGGGACATGGTCCGGTGGTGGTGTGGAATTGCACCCGTACCTGCAATTTAAAATGCAGGCATTGCTACTCAAATTCCGAAGCCAAAGATTATGAGGGGGAGCTAACCACAGGCGAGGCCTTGCGCTTTATTGACAGCTTGGCTGAGTTCAAGGTCCCGGTTCTCCTTTTTTCCGGTGGTGAGCCCCTTCTGAGAAAAGACCTGCTGCAACTGGCCTCATACGCTGCAAGCAAGGGGATCAGACCCACTATTTCCACCAACGGCACCCTTCTAGAGCCTGATACTGTAAACTTTCTGAAAAATATCGGAGTAGGCTATGTCGGCGTCAGCCTGGACGGGATTGGGGAAAACAACGACCGCTTTCGCGGGCGCCGGGGCGCCTTTAACGCTGCCTTGAAAGGGATTCGGAACTGTATTGCGGCAGGCCAACGGGTGGGGCTTCGCTTTACCATCAATCGTAATAACTATAAAGACTTGAACGATATTTTCGACCTGGTCGAGCAGGAGGATATCCCCCGTGTTTGTTTTTACCACCTTGTCTATGCCGGACGCGGCAGCAAGATGGTGGAAGAGGATGTCACCCGCCAGGAGGCCCGTGCGGCCTTAGATTTGATCATGGACAGGACCCTGGATTTTTACCGCCGTGGTCTGAAAAAAGAAATACTGACCGTTGACAACCATGCCGACGGTGTATATATTTACCTCAAACTTAAGAAAACGGAGCCCGTCAGGGCGGAACAGGCGCTTAAACTTTTGCGGCTCAACGGGGGGAACCGGACTGGAGTTGCCATCGGCGCTGTGGATTGGTATGGCAATGTCCACCCGGACCAGTTTACCCAGAACCACACCTTCGGCAACGTCAAGGAACGCAAGTTTGGCGATATCTGGACCGACGCCGGCCAGCCAATTTTAGCAGGCTTGAAAAACCGTAGATCCTTGCTCAAGGGGCGCTGCGCTCAATGCCGCTGGCTGGACATCTGCAACGGCAATTTCAGGGCCCGGGCCGAGGCAGTTACGGGGGATTTTTGGGAGTATGACCCCGCCTGCTACCTGACTGCGGAGGAGATTGGTCAAAAAAACTGA
- a CDS encoding polyprenyl synthetase family protein codes for MLEFFEDIATELQMVEKELSVVVKTPNPLLTETSTHLLNAGGKRLRPALCLFGAKFYNFNPQRILPLATALELIHMATLVHDDVVDASLTRRGKPTVKAMWGNSISTHIGSYLFAKSLILIARYEYAPLISIVLASTSVNMGEGEIQQIAASFDVKQSFRDYLYRINRKTAMLIAASAQLGAVACGAPKSVYYPLYRYGHGVGMAFQITDDILDMVADQQELGKPIGSDLRQGIITLPVIYALDSARQKDRLRELVAKPEKDEDEMQEAISIITNSGAIERSFELVGKYINRAKQALKELPDIPTRLTLSLAADFVGARKY; via the coding sequence ATGTTGGAGTTTTTTGAAGACATCGCAACAGAACTGCAGATGGTGGAAAAAGAGTTGAGTGTCGTGGTGAAAACGCCAAACCCGCTCCTAACCGAGACCTCCACGCATCTCCTCAATGCGGGAGGTAAAAGACTAAGACCTGCGCTCTGCCTCTTCGGGGCAAAATTTTACAACTTTAACCCGCAGAGGATCCTGCCGCTGGCTACTGCCTTGGAACTGATCCATATGGCTACACTTGTACATGACGATGTGGTGGACGCGTCGCTAACCCGCAGGGGCAAGCCCACGGTCAAGGCCATGTGGGGCAACAGTATCTCCACCCATATAGGTTCCTACCTTTTTGCCAAGTCTCTCATCTTGATCGCCCGTTATGAATATGCACCTCTTATTTCCATCGTCCTGGCCAGCACCAGTGTCAATATGGGTGAGGGCGAGATCCAGCAGATAGCAGCCTCCTTTGACGTCAAACAGAGCTTTAGGGATTACCTATACCGTATTAACCGCAAGACGGCCATGCTTATTGCGGCCAGCGCTCAACTGGGAGCCGTAGCCTGCGGCGCCCCCAAAAGCGTCTACTACCCGCTGTATCGGTACGGACATGGGGTGGGGATGGCTTTTCAGATTACCGACGATATCCTGGACATGGTTGCCGACCAGCAGGAATTGGGCAAACCAATCGGCAGTGACCTGCGCCAGGGGATAATCACCCTCCCGGTTATTTATGCCCTGGACTCTGCCAGGCAAAAGGACCGGCTCAGAGAACTGGTAGCAAAACCTGAAAAAGACGAGGATGAGATGCAGGAAGCCATAAGCATCATCACCAATAGTGGGGCTATAGAGCGTTCTTTTGAACTGGTTGGGAAATATATCAACAGGGCCAAGCAGGCTTTAAAAGAGCTTCCTGACATACCCACCAGGTTGACCTTAAGCCTTGCGGCGGATTTTGTTGGAGCAAGAAAATACTAA
- the hemA gene encoding glutamyl-tRNA reductase, with protein sequence MLIAVVGLNHRTAPVEVREKLSFSGETLEGALLQLKSYPVIQGCAILSTCNRTEIYAATMEMDEGLNAIWDFLSRSSGADISQIKNFTYCHTLYDTIRHIFRVAAGLDSMLLGETQILGQVRTAYQQAVEYGTTNRVLNMLFQQAITIGKRVRTETGIDQNAVSTGYAAVELARTHLCSLDSRTVLLVGAGKISELTAKHLVANGVTSVIVSNRSFERAESLATQLDGKAVKFNEMYRYMEEADIVISCTAAAHCVVRAAEMCRVMERRNGRRIVMIDIAVPRDIETEVGNIEGITLYDIDDLKNIVGQNLEQRKKAAVIAEGIIEEELDEFMRWLGMQFVVPTITALKQWGEKIKQKELKRALNRLGDLSEHDRKVVGSLANSIVNQVLHLPVSKLKSYALTTEGHLYTEILQNLFDLEVAGQKPKKKTASHPKENLF encoded by the coding sequence GTGCTTATCGCAGTGGTCGGTCTTAACCACAGGACGGCGCCTGTGGAGGTACGTGAAAAGCTGTCTTTTTCAGGAGAAACACTTGAGGGTGCGCTGTTACAGCTCAAATCTTATCCTGTCATTCAAGGTTGCGCCATCCTTTCGACCTGTAACAGGACCGAGATTTATGCCGCCACCATGGAAATGGACGAAGGGCTCAATGCCATTTGGGATTTTCTCTCCCGCTCTTCGGGCGCAGATATTTCCCAGATCAAAAACTTCACTTACTGCCATACCCTCTACGATACTATTCGCCATATTTTCCGTGTTGCGGCCGGCCTGGATTCGATGCTGCTGGGGGAAACCCAAATTTTAGGGCAGGTGAGAACGGCATACCAGCAGGCAGTTGAGTATGGGACCACCAACCGTGTCCTGAACATGCTTTTCCAGCAGGCAATTACGATTGGCAAGCGGGTACGTACAGAGACTGGGATTGATCAGAACGCCGTTTCGACGGGCTACGCCGCCGTGGAGTTGGCCAGGACACACCTGTGCAGCCTTGACAGCCGCACCGTGCTGCTGGTGGGCGCCGGCAAGATCAGCGAGCTGACCGCCAAGCATTTGGTCGCAAATGGTGTTACCAGCGTCATTGTCTCCAACCGTTCTTTTGAACGCGCGGAATCCCTGGCTACGCAGCTTGACGGTAAGGCCGTCAAATTTAACGAGATGTACCGGTACATGGAGGAAGCAGACATTGTGATCAGCTGCACCGCGGCCGCCCACTGCGTGGTGAGGGCCGCAGAAATGTGCAGGGTAATGGAAAGAAGGAATGGCCGCCGGATTGTTATGATCGACATCGCGGTGCCGCGGGATATTGAGACAGAAGTTGGTAATATTGAGGGTATAACCCTTTATGACATAGATGATTTGAAAAATATTGTTGGCCAGAACCTGGAACAGCGTAAAAAAGCAGCCGTTATAGCGGAAGGTATCATCGAAGAGGAACTGGACGAATTTATGCGGTGGCTGGGCATGCAGTTTGTGGTGCCCACCATTACAGCCCTGAAACAGTGGGGTGAAAAGATAAAACAAAAGGAGCTGAAGCGGGCGCTGAACAGGCTGGGCGACCTTTCCGAGCATGACCGGAAGGTTGTTGGTTCCCTGGCAAACTCCATTGTCAATCAGGTCCTGCACCTGCCGGTATCCAAGCTTAAAAGTTACGCCCTCACCACAGAGGGGCACTTGTATACCGAGATCCTGCAAAACCTCTTTGATCTGGAAGTCGCGGGACAGAAGCCCAAGAAAAAGACGGCTTCCCACCCCAAGGAAAATTTGTTTTAA
- the hemC gene encoding hydroxymethylbilane synthase — MRREIVVGTRESRLALWQANWVVENLKEANPAYHFRIVGMRTQGDNILDVALAKIGDKGIFTKELELAMLRGDIDLAVHSMKDLPTELPEGLCVGAVCCREYPGDVLITKYGKSLDALPRGALIGTSSLRRCAQLLGYRSDLKMVDLRGNINTRLRKLDEDGLDATVLAYAGVKRMGWENRITQMIPFDICLPAVGQGSIGVEVRRDSEEVLRLVSRIDHTESRCAIQAERALLKKLEGGCQVPVGALGTVDNSRLMLEGLVARLDGKQVVRSSMAGGMGEAEKLGERLAEKLLEMGAGDILQEMRQEKRIYE; from the coding sequence ATGCGACGTGAAATTGTGGTAGGCACCAGAGAAAGCAGGCTGGCCTTGTGGCAGGCCAATTGGGTTGTAGAGAACCTGAAAGAAGCCAACCCAGCATATCATTTTCGCATCGTGGGGATGCGCACCCAGGGTGACAACATCCTGGATGTAGCTCTTGCTAAAATAGGAGACAAGGGGATTTTTACCAAGGAATTGGAGTTGGCCATGCTGCGTGGGGATATTGACCTGGCTGTCCACAGCATGAAAGACCTGCCTACCGAATTGCCGGAGGGCTTGTGCGTAGGGGCCGTTTGTTGCCGTGAATACCCTGGTGACGTACTGATTACAAAGTACGGGAAAAGCCTGGATGCGTTACCCCGGGGCGCCTTGATCGGCACCAGCAGCCTCAGGCGTTGCGCCCAACTGCTCGGCTACAGGTCCGACCTCAAGATGGTGGATTTGCGCGGCAATATCAATACCCGCCTGCGCAAGCTCGATGAAGACGGGCTTGACGCTACTGTACTGGCTTATGCCGGCGTTAAACGCATGGGGTGGGAGAACAGGATTACACAGATGATCCCTTTCGATATTTGCCTGCCTGCTGTTGGTCAGGGTTCGATTGGGGTGGAGGTACGTAGAGACAGTGAAGAAGTATTAAGGTTGGTTTCGAGGATAGACCACACTGAATCCCGTTGCGCTATTCAGGCCGAAAGGGCGCTCCTCAAAAAACTGGAGGGGGGATGCCAGGTCCCGGTAGGCGCCCTGGGTACAGTTGACAACTCCCGTCTAATGCTGGAGGGACTGGTGGCCCGCCTTGACGGCAAACAAGTGGTGCGTTCCTCTATGGCAGGAGGCATGGGGGAAGCTGAGAAACTCGGTGAAAGACTGGCGGAGAAGCTTTTGGAGATGGGCGCCGGGGATATTTTACAGGAAATGAGACAGGAGAAAAGGATTTATGAATAA
- the hemB gene encoding porphobilinogen synthase, giving the protein MPFPVQRPRRLRLSENIRRIVRETSLSVNDLVYPVFVTHGKGVARPVEAMPGICNYSIDQLLGVLQEVVGLKIPAIMPFGIPAAKDEVGSEAYADDGIIQQAVRAVKKEYPELMVITDLCLCEYTSHGHCGIVEDGCVLNDPTLELLARTAVSHAEAGADMVAPSDMMDGRVGAIRAALDAGGYENIPVMAYSAKYASAYYGPFREAAGSTPRFGDRKAYQMDPANAAEALREVRLDIEEGADIVMVKPALAYMDVIRRVKDACDYPVAAYNVSGEYSMVKAAAANGWVDERRIVLETLTGIKRAGADIIITYHAIDAAKWIKGL; this is encoded by the coding sequence ATGCCTTTTCCTGTACAACGCCCCAGGCGGCTCAGACTTAGCGAGAATATACGGCGAATTGTGCGTGAAACCAGCCTGTCCGTTAACGACCTGGTTTACCCTGTTTTCGTGACCCACGGAAAAGGAGTTGCCCGTCCCGTGGAGGCCATGCCCGGTATCTGCAATTATTCAATAGATCAACTGCTGGGAGTTCTTCAGGAAGTTGTTGGCTTAAAAATCCCTGCCATAATGCCCTTCGGGATTCCTGCTGCAAAAGATGAAGTTGGTTCTGAGGCTTACGCCGATGATGGGATTATCCAGCAGGCGGTGCGGGCTGTCAAGAAAGAGTACCCGGAACTAATGGTAATCACCGACCTTTGCCTCTGTGAGTACACCAGCCACGGACACTGCGGGATCGTTGAAGACGGTTGCGTACTGAACGATCCAACCCTGGAGCTGCTGGCAAGGACTGCGGTTTCTCACGCGGAAGCGGGCGCGGATATGGTTGCCCCTTCGGACATGATGGACGGCAGGGTAGGCGCCATACGAGCTGCGCTGGATGCCGGAGGTTATGAAAACATACCGGTTATGGCCTATTCTGCCAAGTATGCTTCCGCCTACTATGGTCCGTTCCGGGAAGCGGCAGGCTCAACCCCCCGCTTCGGAGACAGGAAGGCCTATCAGATGGATCCTGCCAATGCAGCCGAGGCGCTGCGCGAGGTCCGGCTGGATATCGAAGAGGGGGCCGACATTGTCATGGTCAAGCCGGCCCTGGCCTATATGGATGTAATTCGCCGGGTCAAGGATGCGTGCGACTATCCCGTAGCGGCCTATAATGTCAGCGGTGAGTACAGCATGGTCAAAGCTGCGGCCGCAAATGGCTGGGTGGATGAGCGCAGGATCGTACTGGAGACCCTCACCGGCATTAAACGGGCCGGCGCCGATATCATCATCACCTACCACGCCATCGACGCTGCCAAGTGGATAAAAGGGTTATAA
- the cobA gene encoding uroporphyrinogen-III C-methyltransferase → MNKGLVYLVGAGPGDPELITVKGLEAIRKADVIMYDRLAGRRLLAFARSGAELIYAGKSPDRHTLKQEEINRLLVEKALEGKVVTRLKGGDPFVFGRGGEEAEALVEAGVPFEIVPGVTSAVAVPAYAGIPVTHRELASTLSIITGNEDPVKDDSSIAWDKLATSGGTLVFLMGMSNLPNITGRLLAYGKPAQTPAALIRWGTTPEQQTLVGTLGDISAKAIQTGFKNPAVIVVGEVVSMREKLNWFENKPFFGKRVLVTRAREQASRLSEAIHALGGEPVEYPTISIAEPDDYAKMDMAIQEIESFNWIIFTSVNGVASFFRRLRHHRQDVRRLHRARLCAIGPKTSEALENYGLLVETVPGEYRAEEIVRELQDKVVAGDRVLLPRAEIARRVLPEALTAMGAVVTEVTAYRTRTGSDDSSLITAMLQRKEIQVITFTSSSTVQNFVKMLDAPNLSDLLEGITVACIGPITAATARDLGVNVDVVAGEYTIEGLIKSIRDYFSRFPA, encoded by the coding sequence ATGAATAAAGGCTTGGTTTACCTGGTAGGGGCAGGTCCGGGCGATCCTGAATTAATTACGGTCAAGGGACTTGAAGCGATCCGGAAAGCTGACGTAATCATGTATGACCGGCTTGCCGGCCGCAGGCTCCTGGCTTTTGCCCGGTCTGGGGCCGAACTTATTTATGCCGGAAAATCTCCAGACCGCCACACCTTAAAACAGGAAGAAATAAACCGTCTGTTGGTGGAAAAAGCCCTGGAAGGCAAAGTTGTGACCAGGCTTAAAGGTGGTGACCCCTTCGTATTCGGCCGGGGTGGTGAGGAAGCGGAGGCTCTGGTTGAAGCAGGTGTTCCCTTTGAAATAGTTCCGGGGGTTACTTCCGCTGTAGCGGTTCCGGCCTACGCAGGCATTCCGGTGACACACCGGGAGCTCGCCTCAACCCTTTCCATTATTACCGGGAATGAAGACCCGGTCAAGGATGACAGCAGCATTGCCTGGGACAAGCTGGCGACTTCGGGCGGTACCCTGGTATTCTTGATGGGTATGTCCAACCTGCCCAACATTACCGGACGCCTGCTTGCGTACGGCAAACCGGCTCAGACACCGGCAGCGTTGATCCGGTGGGGGACCACACCGGAGCAGCAGACCCTGGTGGGAACGCTGGGAGACATCAGCGCCAAAGCTATTCAGACAGGTTTTAAAAATCCCGCTGTTATTGTTGTGGGTGAGGTTGTGTCAATGCGGGAAAAGCTCAACTGGTTTGAAAACAAGCCCTTTTTCGGTAAAAGGGTGCTGGTGACCAGGGCCAGAGAGCAAGCCAGCAGGCTCTCGGAGGCAATCCACGCCCTGGGGGGAGAGCCGGTGGAGTATCCCACCATCAGTATTGCAGAACCGGACGATTATGCTAAAATGGACATGGCTATTCAAGAAATAGAGTCTTTTAACTGGATAATATTCACCAGCGTTAACGGTGTGGCATCGTTTTTTAGACGGTTGCGCCATCACCGCCAGGATGTCCGCAGGCTGCACCGTGCGAGATTATGTGCCATCGGGCCTAAAACCAGTGAGGCCCTTGAAAACTACGGACTTCTGGTGGAGACAGTACCCGGTGAATACCGTGCCGAAGAGATTGTGAGAGAACTGCAGGACAAAGTTGTGGCTGGAGACAGGGTGTTGCTGCCGCGGGCTGAAATAGCCCGCAGGGTGCTGCCGGAGGCGCTGACTGCCATGGGAGCGGTGGTAACAGAGGTTACGGCTTACCGGACACGCACCGGAAGTGACGACAGTAGTCTGATTACGGCCATGCTGCAAAGGAAAGAAATCCAGGTAATAACCTTTACCAGTTCCTCAACTGTCCAAAACTTTGTGAAAATGCTGGACGCCCCGAACCTGAGCGACCTCCTCGAAGGGATCACAGTGGCTTGCATCGGACCTATAACCGCTGCTACTGCCCGCGACCTTGGCGTTAACGTTGACGTGGTGGCAGGTGAGTATACCATCGAGGGGTTGATAAAATCTATCCGGGATTATTTTAGCCGGTTTCCGGCTTAA
- a CDS encoding precorrin-2 dehydrogenase/sirohydrochlorin ferrochelatase family protein: MSRRYFISLNLTGKTCLVVGGGQVAERKVHSLLECGAHVVVVSPSITPGLAKLAEEDKLVYRQGYYRVSDLAGVFLVIGAANREEVNRQVADDCAVRNLIVNIVDDQAKGNFFVPAVVRRGDLSIAVSTDGKSPMLARKIREDLEKTYGAPFGEFLELLGDLRQEVIRNVADRDLKRAILENMVDSEVLSLLKEGCIERVKERLRSAYRSGRS; encoded by the coding sequence TTGTCAAGACGTTACTTTATCTCACTGAATTTAACCGGCAAGACTTGTCTGGTTGTGGGCGGCGGGCAAGTAGCCGAGCGCAAAGTCCACTCCTTGCTTGAATGCGGCGCTCACGTTGTTGTAGTCAGTCCTTCCATAACACCCGGCCTCGCGAAGCTGGCAGAGGAAGACAAGCTTGTTTACAGACAGGGTTATTACAGGGTATCCGACTTGGCCGGCGTTTTCCTGGTGATCGGCGCTGCCAACCGGGAGGAGGTCAACCGGCAGGTTGCTGACGATTGCGCAGTTCGCAATTTGATAGTGAACATTGTTGATGACCAGGCCAAAGGTAATTTTTTTGTACCCGCGGTGGTCAGGCGGGGAGATCTTAGTATTGCTGTTTCCACGGACGGCAAGAGCCCCATGCTGGCCCGTAAAATTCGCGAAGACCTGGAAAAAACCTATGGCGCTCCCTTTGGGGAGTTTCTTGAGTTGCTGGGAGATTTACGTCAGGAGGTCATCCGAAATGTTGCCGATCGGGATTTAAAGAGAGCGATATTGGAAAATATGGTTGACAGTGAAGTCCTCAGCCTTCTTAAAGAGGGCTGCATAGAGAGGGTAAAGGAGAGGTTGCGCAGTGCTTATCGCAGTGGTCGGTCTTAA
- the nirJ2 gene encoding putative heme d1 biosynthesis radical SAM protein NirJ2 — protein MIISWNTTNACNMYCKHCYRDAGAKAEEELGTEEGLALIDQIAGAGFKIMIFSGGEPLMRDDIFDLVSHAREMGLRPVFGTNGTLITGGTAQKLKKAGAMAMGISLDSVDSVRHDDFRATPGAWQGAVDGMLACREAGLPFQLHTTVMDWNMPEVEKLTDFAVKMGAIGHHIFFLVPTGRAVNIEAESLRSEQYEELLRRIMQKQAEVKIELKPTCAPQFMRVADQMGVKTRFSKGCLAGISYCIISPKGIVQPCAYLNLPAGNVRETPFGEIWREAEIFKKLRTEDYQGGCGSCRYQKVCGGCRARAYFYHGDYMAEEPWCIYHGRRGY, from the coding sequence GTGATAATTTCCTGGAATACAACAAATGCCTGTAACATGTACTGCAAGCACTGCTACCGGGATGCCGGGGCCAAGGCCGAAGAGGAGCTCGGCACTGAGGAAGGCCTGGCCCTGATTGACCAGATTGCCGGGGCAGGTTTTAAAATAATGATATTCAGCGGTGGCGAGCCGTTGATGCGAGATGATATTTTTGATCTGGTGAGCCACGCTCGCGAGATGGGTCTGCGGCCTGTATTCGGGACCAACGGTACCCTGATTACGGGGGGAACAGCTCAGAAGCTGAAGAAAGCCGGGGCGATGGCCATGGGCATCAGTCTCGACAGTGTCGACTCCGTGCGTCACGATGATTTTCGCGCCACACCAGGCGCCTGGCAGGGCGCGGTCGACGGCATGCTGGCCTGCCGCGAGGCCGGACTGCCTTTTCAGCTCCATACCACAGTGATGGACTGGAATATGCCGGAAGTGGAAAAGCTGACCGATTTTGCTGTGAAGATGGGAGCCATTGGCCACCACATCTTTTTTCTGGTCCCTACCGGGCGCGCTGTTAATATTGAGGCCGAATCGCTCAGGTCTGAACAGTATGAGGAGCTCTTGCGCCGGATTATGCAAAAACAGGCTGAAGTTAAAATCGAGTTGAAACCGACCTGCGCCCCACAGTTTATGCGCGTTGCTGACCAGATGGGGGTCAAGACCCGTTTCAGCAAGGGCTGTCTGGCCGGGATATCTTATTGCATCATCAGTCCCAAGGGTATTGTGCAACCCTGCGCCTACCTGAATTTGCCGGCCGGGAATGTCCGAGAAACACCCTTTGGGGAAATCTGGCGGGAAGCGGAGATATTTAAAAAGCTCCGCACCGAGGACTACCAGGGAGGCTGCGGAAGCTGCCGGTACCAAAAGGTATGCGGCGGCTGTCGGGCCCGTGCCTACTTTTACCACGGTGACTATATGGCTGAAGAGCCGTGGTGTATCTACCACGGGCGAAGGGGATATTGA
- the lgt gene encoding prolipoprotein diacylglyceryl transferase — protein sequence MLDPVAFQIGPFTIYWYGIIITFAFILGTILAYYHATKTDIDPEHILNMLILIIPASIIGARLFQVFSLWDDYRSNPLEIFATWHGGLAIHGGLIGGFLVGYYYVRKHRLDFWKLADIFAPSIILGQAIGRWGNFINQEAYGSAVTRAYISHFPDFIQRQMFIGGQYHHPAFLYESVWDLLVFIVLMVYHRRQHFKGQIMLLYLILYSAGRFFIEGLRLDSLMWGPFRSAQFLSVLIIIACAVIYLRRLKKGDSHKSPEP from the coding sequence ATGCTTGACCCTGTAGCCTTTCAGATAGGTCCGTTTACCATCTATTGGTACGGAATTATTATTACCTTCGCTTTTATCCTGGGGACGATCCTGGCGTACTATCATGCCACAAAGACAGATATTGACCCGGAACATATCCTTAATATGCTGATCCTGATTATCCCCGCGTCAATTATCGGAGCCCGATTGTTTCAAGTGTTTTCACTCTGGGATGATTACAGGTCGAACCCACTTGAGATTTTTGCCACCTGGCATGGTGGACTGGCCATCCACGGCGGGCTGATAGGCGGTTTTCTAGTAGGGTATTATTATGTAAGGAAACACCGGTTGGACTTCTGGAAGCTGGCTGACATCTTTGCGCCAAGCATCATCCTGGGGCAAGCTATCGGCCGCTGGGGAAACTTTATCAACCAGGAAGCGTACGGAAGCGCTGTTACCCGTGCGTACATCAGCCACTTTCCGGATTTTATCCAGCGACAGATGTTTATCGGCGGTCAGTACCACCACCCGGCTTTCTTGTACGAATCAGTCTGGGACCTGCTGGTATTTATTGTTTTAATGGTTTACCACCGGCGACAACACTTCAAGGGACAAATCATGCTGTTATATCTCATCCTTTATTCGGCCGGACGCTTTTTCATTGAAGGTCTTCGTTTGGACAGCCTGATGTGGGGTCCGTTCCGGTCAGCCCAATTTCTTAGCGTACTGATTATTATTGCCTGCGCAGTCATTTACCTGCGCCGGTTAAAAAAAGGAGATTCACATAAATCACCAGAGCCCTGA
- a CDS encoding AsnC family transcriptional regulator: MELSEQDRQIVRVLQEGLPLVSRPFQALAQVLGMSEETLIMDVKRLVDQGLIRRFGATVRHQDLGYVANAMVVWDVPDSQVHEAGRIMAAFEEVTHCYQRPRHPRWPFNLYTMVHGQTREECLQVAERISRAAGLEKYRLLFSTAELKKSSMRYFE, encoded by the coding sequence TTGGAGCTGAGCGAACAGGACAGACAAATAGTTCGGGTTCTACAGGAGGGCTTGCCGTTGGTTAGCCGTCCTTTCCAGGCCCTGGCACAAGTTTTGGGGATGTCCGAGGAGACCCTCATAATGGACGTAAAAAGGCTTGTTGACCAAGGCCTGATCAGGCGTTTTGGGGCTACCGTGCGCCATCAGGATCTCGGTTACGTGGCCAACGCCATGGTAGTATGGGATGTTCCTGACAGTCAGGTTCATGAGGCCGGCAGGATTATGGCCGCTTTTGAAGAGGTAACCCATTGCTACCAGCGGCCCCGCCACCCCAGGTGGCCTTTCAATCTGTATACGATGGTGCATGGACAGACCAGAGAGGAATGTTTGCAGGTGGCGGAGAGAATTTCCAGGGCCGCAGGCTTGGAAAAATACCGTCTTTTATTCAGCACTGCTGAATTGAAAAAAAGCAGCATGCGCTACTTTGAATAA
- a CDS encoding AsnC family transcriptional regulator: MVFDETDRKLLRLIQTSLPIVPEPYREVGEVLGLSETEVIARLRLLIENGVIRRLGGVFDSRKLGYSGALCAMEVTAERIDEVAKVVNSFAGVTHNYLREDPINMWFTLLAPSEEKLAETLKGIRERTGIQEIMTFPAENIYKIRVNFDLD, from the coding sequence ATGGTGTTTGACGAGACGGACAGGAAGCTTCTCAGGCTTATCCAGACCAGTTTGCCTATTGTTCCCGAACCCTACCGGGAGGTAGGAGAAGTGCTGGGCCTCAGTGAAACTGAGGTAATCGCACGGCTAAGGCTGCTGATTGAAAACGGGGTCATCCGCCGCCTCGGCGGGGTTTTTGATTCCAGGAAACTGGGTTACAGTGGGGCTCTATGTGCCATGGAGGTCACTGCAGAGCGCATCGATGAGGTGGCTAAAGTGGTCAATTCATTTGCTGGAGTGACCCACAACTACTTGAGAGAAGACCCAATCAATATGTGGTTTACACTGCTGGCTCCTTCCGAGGAAAAGCTGGCGGAGACTTTAAAAGGGATCAGGGAACGTACCGGTATACAAGAAATCATGACCTTTCCCGCTGAAAATATTTATAAAATAAGGGTGAACTTCGATCTCGACTGA